The following coding sequences lie in one Mucilaginibacter sp. KACC 22773 genomic window:
- a CDS encoding ImmA/IrrE family metallo-endopeptidase has protein sequence MNRFNNPEPKLALENHLNYLLNEVKQLNFPIKLSAVAKKIGINPNPIYINQPYDASLILHDDKVRIALKIGVDNKRSLTSWERFSYAHELIHCLSYDLSSIPNKRIAPLPNKLEEEHLCNYGAIKLLLPTKVLQRYFQNIVSTGTSYMETIKEIASVSECSVPMVTMELFNVNLIKPTPNTIYILSQRGSGYQRKDIVKPRCLVSIYLDENGNKQPFLASQQGLQHVRLNDDDKKWSLLNFFERHELNQITIQNEIIYNDKTGMKATISGTHTKFTDNSLIWSELNVEKYSN, from the coding sequence ATGAATAGGTTTAATAATCCCGAACCAAAACTGGCGTTAGAAAATCACTTAAATTATCTATTAAATGAAGTTAAGCAACTTAATTTTCCTATTAAACTATCGGCAGTCGCAAAAAAAATCGGGATTAATCCTAACCCTATTTATATAAATCAACCTTATGACGCAAGCCTCATTTTACATGATGATAAAGTTCGAATTGCTTTAAAAATCGGGGTTGATAATAAACGATCTTTAACAAGTTGGGAAAGATTCTCTTACGCCCATGAACTTATACATTGCCTGTCATATGATCTTTCTAGTATACCTAACAAAAGGATAGCCCCTCTACCTAATAAACTTGAGGAAGAGCATTTATGCAATTACGGGGCCATCAAACTGTTACTTCCTACAAAAGTACTTCAACGATATTTTCAAAATATAGTTTCAACCGGCACTTCGTACATGGAAACAATAAAGGAAATTGCTTCTGTATCAGAATGTAGTGTTCCGATGGTCACAATGGAGTTATTTAACGTAAACTTAATAAAACCAACTCCCAATACTATTTATATTTTATCTCAAAGGGGCAGTGGATATCAAAGAAAAGACATAGTAAAACCGCGTTGTCTCGTCAGTATTTACCTTGACGAGAATGGAAATAAACAGCCTTTTTTAGCAAGCCAACAAGGCTTACAGCACGTCCGCCTTAATGATGATGACAAAAAATGGTCATTGTTAAATTTCTTTGAACGCCATGAATTAAATCAAATAACTATTCAAAACGAAATAATATATAATGACAAAACGGGGATGAAAGCTACAATAAGTGGTACTCATACTAAGTTCACGGATAATTCATTAATTTGGTCTGAATTAAATGTTGAAAAATATTCGAACTAA